In Chlorocebus sabaeus isolate Y175 chromosome 5, mChlSab1.0.hap1, whole genome shotgun sequence, one genomic interval encodes:
- the NRN1L gene encoding neuritin-like protein isoform X3, translating to MRRCHCRCCRRRCCWQPPRALRPLLLLPLVLVPPLAAAAVGPNRCDTIYQGFAECLIRLGDGMGRGGELETICSTVDKEYLIVLREPEGWMS from the exons ATGCGCCGCTGCCACtgccgctgctgccgccgccgctgctgctggCAACCACCCCGTGCCCTGAGGCCGTTGCTGTTGCTGCCCCTCG TCCTTGTACCTCCCCTGGCAGCAGCTGCAGTGGGCCCAAACCGCTGTGACACCATATACCAGGGCTTCGCCGAGTGTCTCATCCGCTTGGGGGACGGCATGGGCCGCGGAGGCGAGCTGGAGACCATCTGCAG CACTGTGGACAAGGAGTACCTTATTGTTCTGAGAGAGCCTGAGGGATGGATGTCCTGA
- the NRN1L gene encoding neuritin-like protein isoform X2: MRRCHCRCCRRRCCWQPPRALRPLLLLPLAAAVGPNRCDTIYQGFAECLIRLGDGMGRGGELETICRSWNDFHACASRVLLGCPEEAAAVWESLQQEARRAPHPNNLHTLCSAPVHVRERGTGSETNQETLPAAAPALPMAPAPPLLAAALALTYLLGPLA; the protein is encoded by the exons ATGCGCCGCTGCCACtgccgctgctgccgccgccgctgctgctggCAACCACCCCGTGCCCTGAGGCCGTTGCTGTTGCTGCCCCTCG CAGCTGCAGTGGGCCCAAACCGCTGTGACACCATATACCAGGGCTTCGCCGAGTGTCTCATCCGCTTGGGGGACGGCATGGGCCGCGGAGGCGAGCTGGAGACCATCTGCAG ATCTTGGAATGACTTCCATGCCTGTGCCTCTCGGGTCCTGTTGGGCTGTCCGGAGGAGGCAGCTGCAGTGTGGGAATCACTACAGCAAGAAGCTCGCCGGGCCCCCCATCCGAATAACTTGCACACTCTGTGCAGCGCCCCAGTGCATGTTCGGGAGCGCGGTACAGGCTCCGAAACCAACCAGGAGACACTGCCAGCTGCAGCACCTGCACTCCCCATGGCCCCTGCGCCCCCACTGCTGGCGGCTGCTCTGGCTCTGACCTacctcctggggcctctggccTAG
- the NRN1L gene encoding neuritin-like protein isoform X1 produces the protein MRRCHCRCCRRRCCWQPPRALRPLLLLPLVLVPPLAAAAVGPNRCDTIYQGFAECLIRLGDGMGRGGELETICRSWNDFHACASRVLLGCPEEAAAVWESLQQEARRAPHPNNLHTLCSAPVHVRERGTGSETNQETLPAAAPALPMAPAPPLLAAALALTYLLGPLA, from the exons ATGCGCCGCTGCCACtgccgctgctgccgccgccgctgctgctggCAACCACCCCGTGCCCTGAGGCCGTTGCTGTTGCTGCCCCTCG TCCTTGTACCTCCCCTGGCAGCAGCTGCAGTGGGCCCAAACCGCTGTGACACCATATACCAGGGCTTCGCCGAGTGTCTCATCCGCTTGGGGGACGGCATGGGCCGCGGAGGCGAGCTGGAGACCATCTGCAG ATCTTGGAATGACTTCCATGCCTGTGCCTCTCGGGTCCTGTTGGGCTGTCCGGAGGAGGCAGCTGCAGTGTGGGAATCACTACAGCAAGAAGCTCGCCGGGCCCCCCATCCGAATAACTTGCACACTCTGTGCAGCGCCCCAGTGCATGTTCGGGAGCGCGGTACAGGCTCCGAAACCAACCAGGAGACACTGCCAGCTGCAGCACCTGCACTCCCCATGGCCCCTGCGCCCCCACTGCTGGCGGCTGCTCTGGCTCTGACCTacctcctggggcctctggccTAG